The proteins below are encoded in one region of Chloroherpetonaceae bacterium:
- the rpsU gene encoding 30S ribosomal protein S21, whose protein sequence is MVGVQLMEGESIDKMLKRFKKKYERAGILKEYRRRTYYTKPSVEERLKESRRKRRAQRLNEELNS, encoded by the coding sequence TTGGTCGGAGTACAACTCATGGAAGGCGAAAGCATCGATAAGATGCTAAAGCGCTTTAAGAAAAAGTATGAACGCGCTGGTATCTTGAAGGAGTATCGCCGTCGCACTTACTACACCAAGCCCTCTGTTGAAGAGCGCTTGAAAGAGTCTCGCAGGAAGCGCCGTGCGCAGCGTCTGAACGAAGAACTGAATTCTTAA
- a CDS encoding pyridoxal-phosphate dependent enzyme, translating into MWYESILDTIGKTPMVRLHRIAKSLKPVMLAKLEFMNPGGSIKDRIALSMIEHAEKNGLIKPGGTIIEWTAGNTGIGLALVAAVKGYKCIMVMPDKVSQEKIDLLRALGSEVVITPTAVKPEDPRSCYSVAEHLAKTIPNSYYPNQFVNEANPDVHYRTTAEEIWEQTDGKVTHVFAPMGTGGTVSGIARRLKEYNPKVKVIGIDSVGSAYTHYFKTREMPPEIGLWKLEGMGGSRIPKTADFDILDDVIPVSDGDAFTAGRMLSKLEGIFAGGSSGAALFAAMNAAKQLQETDVVVVMITDTGARYISKMYNDLWMKENNFSQSFSGDKSKLTAADVLATKKHRKLIFVMPETPLYEAFELMKQYEISQVPVISDGAEIGSISDNKILHTLLSEADAKFNKVVGYMEKPFPILPPDASLAQLSDTLSRDNAVLIGRDGEEFEIITKSDLIAAITA; encoded by the coding sequence ATGTGGTACGAGAGCATTCTCGACACGATTGGGAAAACGCCAATGGTGCGTTTGCACCGCATTGCCAAATCACTCAAGCCTGTGATGCTGGCTAAGTTAGAGTTTATGAACCCGGGCGGCAGCATCAAAGACCGCATTGCGCTCAGTATGATTGAACACGCTGAAAAAAATGGTCTCATTAAGCCGGGTGGCACGATTATTGAGTGGACAGCGGGCAACACAGGAATTGGTCTTGCGCTGGTTGCTGCGGTCAAGGGCTATAAGTGCATTATGGTGATGCCTGACAAAGTTTCGCAGGAGAAAATTGACCTCCTGCGTGCCTTAGGCTCAGAAGTGGTCATCACGCCGACCGCCGTTAAGCCCGAAGACCCACGCAGTTGCTACAGCGTCGCCGAACATCTGGCTAAGACAATCCCCAACTCTTACTACCCTAACCAGTTTGTCAACGAAGCCAATCCCGACGTGCACTATCGCACCACTGCCGAAGAAATCTGGGAACAAACAGATGGCAAAGTTACTCACGTTTTTGCCCCGATGGGCACCGGCGGCACCGTCTCAGGCATTGCCCGACGCCTTAAAGAGTATAACCCCAAAGTCAAAGTCATTGGCATTGACTCGGTTGGCTCTGCCTACACACATTACTTCAAGACTCGCGAAATGCCACCTGAAATTGGACTGTGGAAGTTAGAAGGAATGGGCGGTAGTCGCATTCCCAAGACGGCTGATTTCGATATTCTGGACGATGTCATTCCCGTTAGCGACGGCGATGCCTTCACGGCTGGACGGATGCTCTCCAAGCTCGAGGGCATCTTCGCTGGTGGCTCGTCAGGGGCTGCCCTCTTTGCAGCGATGAATGCCGCAAAGCAACTTCAAGAAACCGATGTCGTCGTCGTGATGATTACAGACACGGGGGCACGCTACATTAGCAAGATGTATAACGACCTCTGGATGAAAGAAAACAACTTTTCACAATCGTTCAGTGGCGATAAGTCCAAGCTCACGGCTGCTGATGTCTTGGCGACCAAGAAGCATCGCAAGCTCATCTTCGTTATGCCTGAAACGCCTCTCTACGAAGCCTTTGAGCTAATGAAGCAGTATGAAATTTCTCAAGTGCCTGTGATTTCCGACGGTGCAGAAATTGGGAGTATCAGCGACAACAAAATCCTTCACACTTTACTTTCTGAAGCTGATGCCAAATTCAACAAAGTTGTTGGGTATATGGAAAAGCCTTTCCCAATTTTGCCGCCTGACGCCTCGCTTGCTCAGCTTTCTGACACGCTCAGTCGAGACAATGCAGTGCTTATCGGTCGCGACGGCGAAGAGTTCGAGATTATCACCAAATCAGACCTGATTGCAGCTATCACGGCTTGA
- a CDS encoding YggS family pyridoxal phosphate-dependent enzyme has protein sequence MLLGKAMTIAQNLAQVRSQIEAACQQAGRAANTVKLVAVSKTKPAEMIREAYEAGQRIFGENYVQELLQKQAHPLLHGLDIEWHLIGHLQSNKVKYIVGKVSMVQAVDKISLAAELSRRAGRQNQCVAILLEVNISDESSKYGFKPEEVCAAAKEIFTMPHLSLKGLMAIGSPELEKAEKEFAKMKCLFDDIKRLAPQPETFTELSMGMSGDFAQAIAAGATIVRIGSAIFGER, from the coding sequence ATGCTACTTGGTAAGGCAATGACCATTGCGCAAAACTTGGCGCAGGTGCGCTCACAAATTGAGGCCGCTTGTCAGCAAGCAGGACGTGCGGCAAACACCGTCAAACTCGTTGCAGTCTCAAAGACCAAGCCCGCCGAGATGATTCGGGAAGCCTACGAAGCAGGGCAGCGCATCTTTGGGGAAAATTACGTGCAGGAACTCCTGCAAAAGCAAGCCCACCCCTTGCTACACGGGTTAGATATAGAGTGGCATTTGATTGGGCACTTGCAATCCAACAAGGTCAAATACATTGTGGGCAAGGTATCGATGGTGCAGGCTGTCGACAAAATCTCGCTGGCAGCAGAGCTATCGCGGCGGGCGGGGCGCCAAAACCAGTGCGTAGCAATCTTACTGGAAGTCAATATCTCAGATGAATCAAGCAAGTATGGGTTCAAGCCAGAGGAGGTGTGCGCGGCAGCAAAGGAGATTTTCACGATGCCGCATCTCTCGCTGAAAGGCCTAATGGCGATTGGGTCGCCTGAGTTGGAAAAGGCAGAGAAAGAGTTTGCGAAAATGAAATGCCTCTTTGACGACATAAAGCGGCTTGCCCCTCAGCCAGAGACCTTCACGGAGCTTTCAATGGGAATGAGTGGAGACTTTGCGCAAGCAATCGCAGCAGGAGCCACTATTGTGCGCATTGGCTCTGCCATTTTCGGAGAACGCTAA
- the yihA gene encoding ribosome biogenesis GTP-binding protein YihA/YsxC, whose amino-acid sequence MRITSAEFVRSVVSPDALPKDGLPEIAFVGRSNVGKSSLLNLLMQRKLARTSATPGKTRELNFFLINRRFYFVDLPGYGYAKVQKSLQAEWKKLLEWYLEARPMLRLVLLIIDARHPQMESDKQMQEFLAFYGRRYALVRTKIDKLSKAELAAAQAASEAFFEGYEFVADVSATKKMGQHELLSKLKPYLEP is encoded by the coding sequence ATGCGTATCACATCGGCAGAATTTGTAAGGAGTGTCGTATCACCTGACGCTCTGCCCAAAGATGGCTTACCAGAAATTGCATTTGTGGGACGGTCAAATGTCGGCAAGTCATCGCTGCTCAATCTCCTCATGCAGCGGAAGCTCGCAAGAACCAGTGCAACGCCCGGCAAAACACGAGAGCTAAACTTCTTTCTCATCAATCGCAGGTTTTATTTCGTAGATTTGCCGGGCTATGGCTACGCAAAGGTGCAAAAATCGCTGCAAGCAGAATGGAAAAAACTGTTGGAGTGGTATCTGGAAGCGCGCCCTATGCTTAGACTGGTGCTGCTAATCATTGATGCGCGGCATCCACAAATGGAAAGTGACAAGCAGATGCAAGAATTTTTAGCATTCTACGGACGGCGATATGCACTGGTACGCACAAAAATTGATAAGCTAAGTAAAGCGGAACTGGCAGCCGCACAAGCCGCTTCAGAAGCCTTTTTTGAAGGATATGAATTTGTGGCAGATGTGTCAGCAACAAAAAAAATGGGTCAGCACGAGCTACTCTCAAAACTCAAACCCTATCTTGAGCCTTAA